One segment of Cololabis saira isolate AMF1-May2022 chromosome 9, fColSai1.1, whole genome shotgun sequence DNA contains the following:
- the si:dkey-193c22.1 gene encoding uncharacterized protein si:dkey-193c22.1, producing the protein MSWIKYHMTLPVSVGVLFVGLPYSISLVAQWIYGWPTKPGYKKYIEALKPRRIYCLTIATLDLLKYMQYGWLYFQMKSWYKNKANFKHYEKGIVFGRRSNKMDLYHSPNTIKSPDVQAPLVVFIYGGAWGSGERSIYCLLARQMAEELNAAVICPDYSTYPKGNVLGMVQDIVDCLVWAQENGEKFSFDKDNIVLIGHSAGAHLCALTTLFLTDAREELFIESKKLQDITPSIKGVIGLSGVYNIMDHYEHEKKRAIEYVSTMHKAMNGEENFPYYSPTHLVKELRQDKLDRVPPFTLLHGTRDIVVPVESSTKFSELLTSGSVKVSLYLLPGVGHTDIVTDLMLPHRRYYHTIYSCIKREFRKLLGAC; encoded by the exons AT gtCTTGGATAAAATATCACATGACGCTGCCTGTGTCAGTGGGGGTTCTGTTTGTGGGGCTCCCATACTCCATCAGTTTAGTTGCCCAGTGGATTTACGGCTGGCCCACCAAGCCTGGATATAAGAAGTACATAGAAGCTCTAAAGCCGAG GCGGATATACTGTTTGACCATCGCTACACTTGATCTTCTCAAATACATGCAGTATGGGTGGCTGTACTTTCAGATGAAGTCATGGTataaaaataaagcaaactTTAAGCATTATGAAAAG GGCATAGTTTTTGGCCGCAGAAGCAATAAGATGGACTTATACCACTCTCCAAATACGATCAAATCACCAGATGTGCAAGCACCTCTGGTAGTTTTCATTTACGGGGGTGCTTGGGGCTCTGGAGAAAGATCCATTTACTGTTTACTGGCCAGACAAATGGCTGAAGAGCTGAATGCAGCTGTCATTTGTCCAGATTACTCCACATATCCAAAG GGGAATGTTTTAGGGATGGTCCAAGATATTGTTGACTGTCTGGTTTGGGCCCAGGAAAATGGAGAGAAGTTCAGCTTTGACAAA gACAACATTGTCTTAATTGGCCATTCAGCTGGTGCACATCTGTGTGCGCTCACCACACTGTTTCTCACTGATGCCAGAGAGGAGCTGTTCATAGAGTCTAAAAAGCTGCAGGACATTACACCTTCAATAAAAGGGGTGATTG GCCTCAGCGGTGTCTACAATATCATGGACCATTACGAGCATGAGAAGAAGCGAGCAATAGAATATGTCTCCACCATGCACAAAGCGATGAACGGAGAAGAAAACTTTCCATACTACTCCCCGACGCACTTAGTGAAGGAGCTCAGGCAGGACAAGCTCGATAG GGTGCCTCCCTTCACTTTACTCCACGGGACCCGTGACATCGTGGTTCCGGTCGAGTCCTCCACCAAGTTCTCGGAGCTGCTCACGTCGGGCTCCGTGAAGGTTTCCCTCTACCTGCTTCCAGGAGTCGGCCACACTGACATCGTCACTGACCTCATGCTGCCACACCGGCGCTACTACCATACCATCTACAGCTGCATCAAACGGGAGTTCAGGAAGCTCCTGGGTGCCTGCTGA